The genomic window ATAGCGGACTTACAACAGAGGGGTTTGAGTATCATAGAAGTAATAAAGGTTGATAAGGAAGAAAAAGAAGAGGGTAAAAGAGGGTTAGTTCTCAAACTTCCAATAGGTGGTAAAGTAAGCGATAGAGACCTTTCCATATTTTGCAGACAGCTTGGAACAATGATAAACGCAGGGCTTAACATAATAGACGCTCTTAACATATTGGGAGAACAGCTTCCCAACAAAAAGCTTGCGGAAGCCAGCAAGAAGGTTGCAATAATGGTAAGCGAAGGTAAACCCATATCAAACTCTATGGCTGAATTCCCTGCGGTTTTTCCGGAGTTTGTAATTAATTTGGTTAGGGTGGGTGAGGAAACGGGTAATCTTGATATTGCTCTTATGAGGGCTGCAGATTATTACGAGAAGATGGCAATGATAAAGAGCAAGATAAAGAGCGCAGCCTTTTATCCTACCTTTGTGGTTATAATAGCCACTGCCATAGTTACGGGTATACTCTATTTTCTGGTTCCAACCTTTGCAGAGATTTATGCTTCTCTTGGTGGTGAACTTCCCGCTCCTACCCAAATGCTTATCGCTGCCTCTAACGCCCTTAGGTCAAACCTTATCTTTATACTTGGTTTCATAGTGGCTTTTTCTTTAATATTTAGATTTTTACTCAACAATAGCTACCAGTTTAGAAAATCTGTGCATTCCTTCATGCTAAGAGCTCCAAAGATGGGTGAACTTGTGATGAAAAGCACTATGGCAAAGTTTGCCAGAACTATGGCAACCCTCTTTTCAAGTGGTGTGGCTCTTGAGAGGGCTTTTGAAATAGCAGGTCAGGTAACGGGAAACGTGGTGATAAGAGAGGCTCTTGAGTCTGCAAAGAAGGGGGTTATAGAGGGTGAGCCCATGCACAAGGCTCTTGAAAAAACTGGAATGTTTCCAAAACTTATAATAGCCATGGTGAGGGTAGGTGAAGATACGGGTAGGCTTGATGATATGTTAGACACTATAGCGAGATTTTATGAAGACGAGTTTGATAAGGCTGTGGAGGGGATGATAAAGCTAATAGAGCCCATGCTCATAGTCTTCATAGGTGGTATAGTGGGAGCTATACTCATAGCCCTGTACATGCCCATATTCAAGATGGGTGAGTTGATAAAGTAAGCCTTAGAGTTTATAATTATCAGCTTATGGCTTTAAGCGTAGGAATTGTAGGACTGCCTAATGTAGGAAAATCCACCTTGTTTAATGCTTTAATACAGTCCGCAAAGGCCACAGCCGCCAACTACCCCTTTTGCACCATAGAGCCCAACGTGGGCACAGTTGAGGTGCCAGACGAGAGACTATACAGAATAGCCCAGCTTGAAAGGT from Hydrogenobacter sp. T-8 includes these protein-coding regions:
- a CDS encoding type II secretion system F family protein, with amino-acid sequence MPRFKYRAFDETGNFVESEANYPTQETLIADLQQRGLSIIEVIKVDKEEKEEGKRGLVLKLPIGGKVSDRDLSIFCRQLGTMINAGLNIIDALNILGEQLPNKKLAEASKKVAIMVSEGKPISNSMAEFPAVFPEFVINLVRVGEETGNLDIALMRAADYYEKMAMIKSKIKSAAFYPTFVVIIATAIVTGILYFLVPTFAEIYASLGGELPAPTQMLIAASNALRSNLIFILGFIVAFSLIFRFLLNNSYQFRKSVHSFMLRAPKMGELVMKSTMAKFARTMATLFSSGVALERAFEIAGQVTGNVVIREALESAKKGVIEGEPMHKALEKTGMFPKLIIAMVRVGEDTGRLDDMLDTIARFYEDEFDKAVEGMIKLIEPMLIVFIGGIVGAILIALYMPIFKMGELIK